The Candidatus Eisenbacteria bacterium genome contains the following window.
CCGCCGCGAGCCTGTGCGCCAAAGACGAATGGAAAACCGTCACTTCTTTCTTCACGTTGAGCAGCATGACGACAAACAAGAACAGCACCACTATTGCTCCGGCATACACGATCACCTGCAAGGCCGCCACGAACTGTGCGCTCAGGAGAAGAAACAGAAGCGCGAGCGACAACAGACAGACGACCAGGAACAGAACGCTGTGCACCGGGTTTTTTCTCGATACGACCAGTGTCGCAGAGCTAACCGCAACCAGAGCACCCACAAAAAAGAGCAGGTTGGTCAACTAGACCCCCCCTTCTGCGAACCCTTAGTATTGCGAGAACGGTTTCCATCTTCAGTCCACCAGAGCGAGGACAACGCCCGTTGCGACGATGTTCGCGACGGAAAGCGGCAGGAGCACCTTCCAACTGAACTTCATCAACTGGTCGTATCTGAATCTGGGCAGCGTTGCTCTCACCCAGACAAACAGAAACAACAAGACAAAGACTTTCACCAGAAACCAGACCACGGGGGGCAGGAAGGGTCCCTGCCAACCGCCGAGGTACAGTGTCGTGACCATGGCCGAGGCCGTGATCATGTTTCCGTATTCTCCGAGGAAGAACATTGCGAATTTCGTGCTGCCGTATTCAGTGTGGAACCCGCCTACGAGCTCGTTCTCGGCCTCGAGCAGGTCGAAGGGAAGCCTGTTCACCTCGGCAAACGAGGCCACAAGGAAGACCAAGAAGCCCATTGGTTGCAGGACCAGGAACCACAAGTGCGCTTGACCGTCCACCAGATCCGAGAGACTCATTGAGCGCGTGATCATGACGACGCCTATTACGGAAAAGGCGAGGCAGAGCTCGTAGCTCACCATCTGTGCCGCCGAACGAAGTCCTCCCATTAGCGGGTACTTGCTGTTAGAAGCCCAGGCCCCGAATATGATGCCGTAGACTCCCAGCGAAGAGATGGCAAACACGTAAAGAACCCCGATGTTCACGTCCGCAACGGAGAGAGATATCTTGCGGCCGAACAGATGTATCTCGTTGCCAAACGGGATAACGGCAAACGTGGCAAACGCCGCGGCCAGCGACAGAACGTGGGCGAGAATGTATATGGGGCGGTCCGCCTGTGACGGAACAATGTCCTCTTTGAGCAACAGCTTTATCCCGTCCGCGATGGGCTCCAGAATGCCCGCGGGATCCACCCTGGTCGGTCCCACGCGCACCCGTGTGCGGGCCACAACCTTCCTCTCCAAAAGAGTGAGATAAGCCACCGTGAGCAGCAGCGCCACGAAAACCACGACGGACTTGATTAACGCAAGCAACACGTACTCAAGCACTGACTTTCTTCAACCTCACTCTGGTGACGGGTTCTCCGGTTCCAGTGAGTTCGAGCGCGCTTTCGGACAATTCAGTTCCCTGCACGTCTCTCAATCCTCCCAGTCAAACACGCCCTTCTTCCACAGGTAGACATATCCGATGAAGAGAATAAGCATGAAAAGACCCATTTCTGCCAGGCCGACGAAACGCATCCTTCGGTACACCACGGCCCACGGATAGAGGAAGGCCGCCTCGATGTCGAAAATCAGAAACACCATCGCGATCAGATAGAACCGCACGGGGATGGGCTTCCTTGCGTCGCCACTCGGGACGATTCCACATTCGTAAGGTGAAAGCTTGGCCGAGGTGGGTTTCTTGCGGCCGAGAAAGTGGGAGAGAGCCAGCACCGCCAGTGCCGCGGACGCCGTGAGTGTTATCCAGATGAGAACGGGAACGTATTTCAAGAGCATGAAGCAGAGCCTTCGGAAAGAACCCTCGCAAGACCGGGACAGACTCAACAAACCGGAGAGAAGTGTCGGCTCTGAATGCTAGAGCAACGGATGTGGGGTGTCAAGCGGTCATAGTTGATCCGGACGGTATCGGTACATGATCGGCACACAAACGGCAAGCTAGTCGCCGGATTCCTCCCCTTCGGCGCCGCTGGCTCTGACCTTTATCGAACCATCCGTCGTGGAAACAGAGACGGTGCCGCCACCACGTCCGAGTCTTGCGGATACCTTTCGCTCCGTCATCGCGCTGAGTTCGGCAGGAACAGCGATAGAAATGTGTCCGTCCGTGGTCGAGGCCTCAAGGTCGGCCGACAGGGAGGGAGGAACGCCCAACGTTATCGACCCGCAGACGGACGAGAGCACCCATTGTCGTGACACCGCGCTGCCCTCGGCGGCCTCAACGCGGATCCCTCCGTCAACCGACTTGACGCTCAAGCCCGAGAGTATCCCTCGGACCCTGATGCCACCGTCCGTCGTATTGACGCTCACGTCTCCGCTGACGTCCTTGATCGAGCAGCCGCCGTCTACGGTCCGGCACTCGATTGCACCCTCCACACCTTGGGCGTCGATCGATCCGTCCACGGTGGAGAGTTTGTGCGCACCCTTGATCTCGCTCACGCGCACGTCGCCGTCGACCGTAGAAACAGCGAGGGCACACTCTCTGGGAACGGACAGCTCGATGTCGACCTTCCAGTCCGACCCGAGGCGCCACAACTCCGAGAGTTCCGTGTGTCTCTTCCTTTCCACTCTGATGGAGAGCGAATTGTCCTCGTGGGATATTATGACGTCTATTTCTTTCATCAACTTGAGAGCATCCTTCTCGTTTTCCGCCCTCACGCTGACCACGCCTGTGACGGAGACTTCATTCTTGTCCCACGCGTTCACGTGAACAAAACCGTCGAGATTTTTCACGGTGACGCGCGCGGGAGTCCTTATGGCGTACGACTTCTCGAACTCATTCTTGTACCGGTTCCAGTCGTGGCGTGCTCCACCAACGCAACAGCACGAAGAAAACAGAAGCGCAAAGCACAGAACTCCAAACAGAAGCACTCTCGTCTTCATGAGAACCTCCTGCAAAAATCACACCGTCCTAAAGTCAGGTCGTCTTGGGTCGTCGCATGCAAGGCGTCACCCTCCGCAAAACGGACACAATCGCGGTGTCACCGAGCGGAGGGCGGCCTAGCGGTTAATACGTCGGATTCCCCTCGGAAGTTTCGACTAAAGCGGAATGTTCCCGTGCTTCTTCGGAGGCAGGCTCTGCCTCTTGTTCTGGAGCATCTCGAGGGCGCTTATGAGCCGCGGCCTCGTCTCCTGGGGCTCTATGACGTCGTCCAAGTATCCGAGTTCCGCTGCTATGTATGGGTTCGCGAACTTCTCGTTGTACTCCTCGACGAATTTCGCTCTGGCGGCCTCCGGGTCCTTGGCCTCCGCGATCTCTCTCCGATACATGATGTTGACGGCGCCCTCGGCGCCCATGACAGCGAGTTGAGCAGTGGGCCAGGCCACGTTGTAGTCGCCGCGCACGTGCTTGCTGGACATGACGTCGTATGCGCCGCCGTAAGCCTTCCTGGTAATCACTGTCAGCTTCGGGACCGTGGCTTCACAGTACGCGTACAGCAACTTGGCGCCGTGCTTGATGATCCCGCCGTACTCCTGTTCGGTACCGGGAAGAAAGCCGGGCACGTCCTCAAAAGTCACGACGGGGACGTTGAAGGCATCGCAAAATCTCACAAATCTCGCCGCCTTGATTGACGACTTTATGTCCAGAACGCCGGCCAGCACCTTCGGCTGGTTGGCCACGATCCCGACGGATCTCCCGTCGAGGCGCGCAAAACCGACCGTGATGTTCTCCGCGTAGTCCTTCTGG
Protein-coding sequences here:
- a CDS encoding NADH-quinone oxidoreductase subunit J, which encodes MTNLLFFVGALVAVSSATLVVSRKNPVHSVLFLVVCLLSLALLFLLLSAQFVAALQVIVYAGAIVVLFLFVVMLLNVKKEVTVFHSSLAHRLAAVVLMVVLLIQTLIIAVAGAMWVKKEAWMTQPSLTFGTVQAVGRELFARYLFQFEVASVLLLVAVVGAVVVVKKKET
- a CDS encoding NADH-quinone oxidoreductase subunit A produces the protein MLLKYVPVLIWITLTASAALAVLALSHFLGRKKPTSAKLSPYECGIVPSGDARKPIPVRFYLIAMVFLIFDIEAAFLYPWAVVYRRMRFVGLAEMGLFMLILFIGYVYLWKKGVFDWED
- a CDS encoding DUF4097 family beta strand repeat-containing protein is translated as MKTRVLLFGVLCFALLFSSCCCVGGARHDWNRYKNEFEKSYAIRTPARVTVKNLDGFVHVNAWDKNEVSVTGVVSVRAENEKDALKLMKEIDVIISHEDNSLSIRVERKRHTELSELWRLGSDWKVDIELSVPRECALAVSTVDGDVRVSEIKGAHKLSTVDGSIDAQGVEGAIECRTVDGGCSIKDVSGDVSVNTTDGGIRVRGILSGLSVKSVDGGIRVEAAEGSAVSRQWVLSSVCGSITLGVPPSLSADLEASTTDGHISIAVPAELSAMTERKVSARLGRGGGTVSVSTTDGSIKVRASGAEGEESGD
- the nuoH gene encoding NADH-quinone oxidoreductase subunit NuoH encodes the protein MLEYVLLALIKSVVVFVALLLTVAYLTLLERKVVARTRVRVGPTRVDPAGILEPIADGIKLLLKEDIVPSQADRPIYILAHVLSLAAAFATFAVIPFGNEIHLFGRKISLSVADVNIGVLYVFAISSLGVYGIIFGAWASNSKYPLMGGLRSAAQMVSYELCLAFSVIGVVMITRSMSLSDLVDGQAHLWFLVLQPMGFLVFLVASFAEVNRLPFDLLEAENELVGGFHTEYGSTKFAMFFLGEYGNMITASAMVTTLYLGGWQGPFLPPVVWFLVKVFVLLFLFVWVRATLPRFRYDQLMKFSWKVLLPLSVANIVATGVVLALVD